Proteins co-encoded in one Candidatus Nezhaarchaeota archaeon genomic window:
- a CDS encoding DUF47 family protein, translated as MIRTTSLFAWLGRERERRVLGRAKEHMKYVVEVVRALREAAYAFCRGDREGVEKWFNEVFKAERKADELKRGIIEDMASQLFHPIDRDEITRLVLVIDDVASNAKGAGSRMMFMEPKVEDEDVANGLLKIADSLVTIAEEALNAVSLLVESPKEALKGADRVERLEEMIDDVRRELLKRILRMGDVLGPSRLVCLKEIVDSMENVADRCEDVADLVRSLAVLSA; from the coding sequence TTGATTAGGACTACTAGCCTCTTCGCCTGGCTTGGGCGAGAGAGGGAGAGGAGGGTCTTAGGGAGGGCTAAGGAGCACATGAAGTACGTGGTCGAAGTTGTGAGGGCCCTCAGGGAGGCAGCTTACGCCTTCTGCCGGGGAGATCGAGAGGGCGTTGAGAAGTGGTTTAACGAGGTCTTTAAGGCGGAGAGGAAGGCCGATGAGCTGAAGAGGGGGATCATAGAGGACATGGCCTCCCAGCTCTTCCACCCCATAGATAGGGACGAGATAACTAGGCTAGTGCTAGTAATCGACGACGTAGCTTCAAACGCTAAGGGGGCTGGGAGCAGGATGATGTTCATGGAGCCCAAGGTGGAGGATGAGGACGTCGCCAACGGGCTGCTTAAAATAGCCGACAGCCTAGTCACGATAGCAGAGGAGGCTCTAAACGCGGTGAGTCTCTTAGTCGAGAGCCCCAAGGAGGCCTTGAAGGGAGCTGATAGAGTGGAGAGGCTAGAGGAGATGATAGACGACGTTAGGAGGGAGTTATTGAAGCGCATCTTGCGCATGGGGGACGTCCTCGGGCCCTCAAGGCTAGTGTGTCTGAAGGAGATCGTAGACAGCATGGAGAACGTGGCTGATCGCTGCGAAGACGTAGCTGACCTCGTGAGGAGCCTAGCAGTACTTTCAGCCTAG
- a CDS encoding diphthine--ammonia ligase — protein MARGAVLFTGGKDSTRATEVAFREGIEVSHLVTIVPLREDSWMYHSAALNVIDLLSEALGLPVIKQLSSGVKEEEVEDLYRALRGLDVEVVVSGVIASTYQRSRIEAVCKRLGLKPYSPLWGVDEEAHLRGLIRDRYEVVFTSVSALGLGPEWLGRRLDEEAVEELRRLKKAYGVSLALEGGEAETLVLDSPIHRRRLAIEEASREWRGRSGVLKIIKASLRDK, from the coding sequence TTGGCTAGAGGGGCTGTCTTATTCACCGGGGGGAAGGACTCGACGAGGGCTACTGAGGTAGCGTTTAGAGAGGGGATCGAGGTCTCGCACCTAGTTACCATCGTCCCCCTGCGCGAGGACTCATGGATGTACCACTCGGCAGCATTAAACGTCATAGACCTCCTCTCTGAGGCGCTAGGGCTACCGGTTATCAAGCAGCTTAGCTCAGGAGTGAAGGAGGAGGAAGTAGAGGACCTCTACAGGGCGCTGAGGGGGCTGGACGTTGAAGTGGTCGTGAGCGGAGTCATAGCTAGCACGTACCAGCGCTCACGAATAGAGGCGGTGTGCAAGAGGCTGGGCTTAAAGCCCTACAGTCCGCTATGGGGGGTTGATGAGGAGGCCCACCTACGAGGACTAATTAGAGACAGGTACGAGGTGGTGTTTACCTCAGTGTCAGCCCTAGGCTTAGGGCCGGAGTGGCTGGGGAGGAGGCTCGACGAGGAGGCCGTGGAGGAGTTAAGGAGGCTAAAGAAGGCCTACGGAGTGAGCTTAGCGCTAGAGGGAGGAGAGGCTGAGACCTTAGTGCTAGACAGCCCTATACATAGGAGGAGGCTGGCGATCGAAGAAGCAAGTAGAGAGTGGCGAGGTAGGAGCGGTGTGCTCAAGATTATTAAAGCCTCGCTGAGAGATAAGTAG
- a CDS encoding adenylosuccinate synthetase, translating to MPTTVVVGGFFGDEGKGKIVSYLALRDELDLAVRVGSVNAGHTVVLEDGRVVKLRMISTAFVRPGCRLLVGTGANVNPSIFLKEVELTNTWGRVGVDFQCSIIEERHIERDRGDPHLSGRVQTTGQGVGPAIEDRVKRIARLAKDVEELKPFLTDVAYEANRYIDEGKSVLLEGTQGCFLSLYHGTYPYVTSRDTTAAAVCSEVGVGPKKVDEVLVVFKAYVTRVGGGPLPGELPEEEVEKRGWGEVATVTGRRRRAAPFNFELAKRAVMLNSATSIAITKLDALYPEVVGARSWGELSLEARRFVREVEEKLRVKVALLGTGPKVFDVVDLRG from the coding sequence ATGCCGACCACCGTAGTAGTGGGGGGGTTCTTCGGAGACGAGGGGAAGGGGAAGATAGTCTCGTACCTAGCTCTTAGAGACGAGCTAGACCTAGCCGTTAGGGTAGGCTCAGTTAATGCTGGGCATACAGTAGTCCTAGAGGACGGTAGGGTTGTGAAGCTGAGGATGATATCCACCGCCTTCGTCCGCCCTGGGTGTAGGCTACTCGTAGGCACGGGGGCCAACGTCAACCCCTCCATCTTCCTAAAGGAAGTAGAGCTCACGAACACCTGGGGAAGGGTGGGGGTGGACTTTCAGTGCTCAATCATAGAGGAGAGGCACATAGAGCGCGATAGAGGGGACCCCCACTTATCGGGCAGGGTGCAGACCACGGGTCAAGGGGTGGGGCCGGCTATAGAGGATCGAGTCAAGAGGATAGCTAGGCTGGCGAAGGACGTAGAGGAGCTCAAGCCGTTCTTGACGGACGTAGCTTACGAGGCCAATCGCTATATCGATGAGGGCAAGAGTGTACTGCTAGAGGGGACTCAGGGATGCTTCTTATCCTTATACCACGGGACCTATCCGTACGTAACCTCTAGAGATACTACGGCGGCTGCTGTATGTAGCGAAGTTGGCGTAGGGCCTAAGAAAGTGGACGAGGTGCTCGTCGTGTTTAAGGCGTACGTGACGAGGGTCGGCGGAGGCCCCCTCCCAGGGGAGCTCCCTGAGGAGGAGGTGGAGAAGAGGGGGTGGGGCGAGGTGGCTACAGTTACGGGAAGGAGGCGTAGAGCTGCCCCCTTCAACTTTGAGCTAGCTAAGAGGGCGGTGATGCTGAATAGCGCCACCTCCATCGCTATAACTAAGCTAGATGCGTTGTACCCAGAGGTAGTTGGGGCTAGGAGCTGGGGGGAGCTGAGCTTAGAGGCTAGGAGGTTTGTGAGGGAAGTTGAGGAGAAGCTGAGGGTTAAAGTAGCCCTCTTGGGGACGGGGCCTAAGGTATTTGACGTAGTGGACCTGAGAGGCTAG